In Artemia franciscana chromosome 8, ASM3288406v1, whole genome shotgun sequence, a genomic segment contains:
- the LOC136030591 gene encoding uncharacterized protein LOC136030591, with amino-acid sequence MKPISKPPTLSKVFERLVFDYLVEDIKDNIDSQYFRFRPGYSTVHYLVGLLDTILKHFEKNGGYDALFADIVKAFDSLGYNVVEEEAKVMGARPFIVRMPVSFLFKRSRCVQLLDHEASGFLDIFAARHKGLN; translated from the coding sequence ATGAAGCCGATCTCAAAACCACCGACTCTTTCAAAAGTGTTTGAAAGGttagtttttgattatttagttGAGGACATAAAAGATAACATAGATTCCCAATACTTTCGATTTAGACCCGGATATAGTACTGTTCATTATTTGGTTGGTTTGTTGGATACCATCCTTAAACACTTCGAAAAAAATGGGGGTTATGATGCATTATTTGCTGATATAgtaaaggcttttgatagtcttgGCTATAATGTAGTAGAGGAAGAAGCTAAGGTTATGGGTGCCCGTCCATTTATTGTACGTATGCctgttagttttctttttaaaagatcTCGGTGTGTCCAACTCCTTGATCATGAGGCATCTggatttttagatatttttgcTGCTCgccacaagggactaaattag